One window of Mesotoga sp. UBA6090 genomic DNA carries:
- a CDS encoding TGS domain-containing protein, protein WFTQLVDWQKDFIESFKDMESISRELEVEEVFVFTPKGEVVHLPKGATPIDFAYAIHTEVGHHYAGAKVNDRLVPVNYELQLGDRVEVIVNKSSEGPSLDWLKYVRANSTKAKIKRFFKNEYSAKLVERGKEIFRKISKRLAVSMDDLIQGEQIKSLMNRLGAHNENDLFSKLGDGSITMGEVLSILAPKEEEVETLPEETELVKQKQAKGNEVTVGGETGIAVYFAKCCTPLPGDDIIAVMSSRGISIHNRNCRNLKDISEDKLVESHWNIVTGGKFNAWIVVEFDGTDKTLIHKFLERLENKNAKVMKYSVEAGRWGYDTLIANILVKDVAHLTSVMESLRGMKGVQNVKRFGGVA, encoded by the coding sequence TGGTTTACGCAGCTTGTTGATTGGCAGAAGGATTTCATCGAAAGCTTCAAGGACATGGAATCGATTTCTCGAGAACTAGAAGTCGAGGAGGTGTTCGTCTTCACACCAAAGGGTGAGGTTGTTCATCTTCCAAAAGGAGCGACACCAATAGATTTCGCTTACGCTATTCATACTGAAGTTGGCCATCATTACGCCGGTGCGAAGGTAAATGATCGACTCGTTCCCGTCAACTATGAGTTGCAGCTTGGAGACAGAGTAGAGGTAATAGTGAATAAATCGAGCGAAGGTCCAAGCCTTGATTGGTTGAAGTACGTTCGGGCAAATTCGACAAAGGCTAAGATAAAGAGATTCTTCAAGAATGAGTACTCCGCGAAACTAGTGGAACGAGGCAAGGAGATATTCAGAAAGATAAGTAAGCGGCTTGCTGTCTCAATGGACGATTTGATCCAGGGAGAACAGATAAAGTCCCTTATGAACAGGCTCGGCGCACACAACGAGAACGATCTTTTCAGTAAGCTCGGAGATGGATCGATAACAATGGGAGAGGTTCTTAGCATTCTTGCGCCCAAAGAGGAAGAGGTCGAGACTCTTCCCGAAGAGACCGAATTGGTCAAGCAGAAACAGGCAAAGGGAAATGAAGTGACAGTTGGAGGCGAGACGGGTATTGCCGTCTATTTTGCAAAGTGCTGTACGCCGCTCCCGGGAGACGACATAATTGCTGTGATGAGTAGTAGGGGAATTTCGATTCACAACCGCAACTGCCGCAATTTGAAAGACATTAGCGAGGATAAACTGGTGGAGTCTCATTGGAATATCGTTACTGGAGGGAAATTCAACGCCTGGATAGTAGTAGAATTTGATGGCACGGACAAAACCCTGATTCACAAATTCCTTGAAAGACTTGAAAACAAGAATGCAAAAGTAATGAAGTACTCCGTTGAAGCAGGAAGATGGGGATATGATACACTGATTGCGAATATCCTTGTGAAAGACGTTGCCCACCTTACTTCAGTGATGGAGAGTCTCAGGGGCATGAAGGGTGTTCAGAACGTCAAGAGATTCGGAGGAGTAGCGTGA
- the dtd gene encoding D-aminoacyl-tRNA deacylase, with product MRAVVQRVNRASVLVDGKVTGKIDKGLLVLVGVGREDSRKDAEWLVDKTLNLRIFEDENGKMNLSLIDVSGALLAISQFTIMGDARKGRRPSFTDAAEPEVAMDLFNYFLQTASKTVKVETGVFQAHMNVELVNSGPVTILLDSKRVF from the coding sequence GTGAGGGCTGTAGTTCAAAGAGTTAATAGAGCAAGTGTGTTAGTAGATGGTAAAGTAACAGGAAAGATAGATAAGGGGCTTCTGGTGTTGGTCGGTGTTGGCCGGGAGGATAGCAGGAAAGACGCGGAATGGTTGGTAGACAAGACTCTGAACCTGCGTATCTTCGAAGACGAAAACGGGAAAATGAATCTTTCACTAATAGATGTCTCTGGGGCACTTCTTGCGATTTCGCAGTTCACAATTATGGGAGATGCTAGGAAGGGTCGACGACCCTCTTTTACTGATGCCGCTGAGCCAGAGGTAGCCATGGATCTCTTCAACTATTTTCTCCAGACAGCGTCTAAGACTGTGAAAGTTGAGACAGGGGTCTTCCAGGCACACATGAATGTGGAACTTGTGAATAGTGGCCCCGTGACGATCTTACTGGATTCAAAGAGAGTATTTTAG